CCAAGCCGTTCGATAAATTCACGCGCGACCAGACGGCTCCATCGTCCGACGTACGCTTCGTAAGCGTCACCGACCGCCCAGATCTCCTTGGCCTGAACCGACATGCCCTATCCCCCGGTATGTGGTGGGTGAACACGGTCGGAAGTTTACTTGGTCTCCTCCGGTCGGCCCTCGCTATTGCGGGCGGGCCGGTGGAGGGATTTGGCGAGGAAATCCACGAAGGCGCGCACCTTGCGCTGCAAATGCCGGTTTGTGGCGTAGACGGCGTAGATGTGGCGTTTGGGAAAGGTGTGGTCCGGCAGCACCTGCACAAGCGCCTTCGTCTGCAGGAGAGGCTCCGCCAGGAAGGACGGAAGGGCGCCAATCCCCATGCCCGCCAGAAGCATATCCCGCAGCATCAGGCTGTTGTTGGCCGAGAACCGGGTCGGGGGCATGATGCTGACCTCGCCCCCCGGCCCGTTCAGGCGCCAGGTCCCCCGATTGTCGGCCAGGGTGTAGACCAGGCAGTCGTGGTGATGGAGATCCCCGGCCGTGGCCGGTACACCGCGTGCGGCGAGATAGCTTGGCGCGGCACAGATGACCTGCTCGACGTCGGCAAGCCGGTGGGCGATCAGTGACGAGTCTGCAAGTTCGGCCCGGACGCGGATCGAGACGTCGAACCCTGCCCCCACCACATCGAGAAGCTGGTCGCTGAGGGTCAGCTCGATCCTGAGGTCGGGATAGGTCTTCGTGAATTCGGGCAGCAGGGGCGACAAAACCGTCAGGCCAAACGACAGCGGCACGTTGACCCGCAGCCGCCCCGACACGTCATTGGCATCGGCCGAAATCGTGTGTTCGAGCTCGTCGAATTCGTCGAGCAGCCGGCTGCACTCCTGATAGTACAGCCGGCCCGTCTCGGTCAGGCTCATGCGCCGTGTCGTCCGCTGGATGAGAACGACGCCGAGCCGTTCCTCCAGCAGGCGGATCTGCTTGCTGAGGCCTGCCGGGGAGAGGTTCAGGTCCTCCGCCGCCTTGCTGAAGCTCTCCCGCTCCGCGACCCGGCGAAAGGAGCGCATCGCGCTGATGAGGTCCATGTCTTCGCGGGGGGCAATTCATCATGGGGCGGCCGATCCGCTAAGGAATAGGACATGTCGGATCGGCGATCCAGCTGGGGCGCGGGGGATTTGCTCTATCGGACAGGCGGATGGAGCACGGCCCGATCCATGGGATCGGGCCGCGTCCTGGTCAGGCCTGTGCCGGCGTGCCCGCGGCGCGGGCGGTCTCAAGGTGGGCCTGCACAGCCTTCAGGTTTTCCCTCAATTCGGGCAGCGGCGTGGTCTGCATCAAAATCCCCGCTTCCATGATGACCAGCGAGGGGATGGACCGGATGCCGAGGCGCCGCGCTTCTGCCCTGTCGACTTCGACCAGACGGCGGGTTTCGGGATGGAGGAAATCGACTTCGAAACGATCCATCTTCAAGCCCACCTGCCTCGCGACGTCCATCAGCACGTCGGTGTCGGCGATGTTGCGGCTGTCGGTGAGGTGCGCCTTTTGGACCGCATCGAACATGTCCCAGTGGGCCTCCTGACCGCCCTGGATCTCCGCCGCCTTGCAGGCAAGCGTTCCCGCCAGACCCGAGGGGTATTCGAAGGTCTGCCGCATCATGCCTTCGACGTTGATGCGGCCCTCATAGTCGTCGACTTCGGCGCATGCCGCCCAATGCCCCATGATCTGGGTCTTGGCGTCCTCAAGGGAACCCCAGCGCCGGACCATCTCCTCGCGGCTGTCCTGCAGGACGAAGCTGCGGTGGCGCACCTCGATCGGCAGCTCCTTGCTGATAATCCGCAGGCGCGGCGACATGACGAAGCACCAACTGCAGACCACGTCATGGTAGAAGTCGATGACGACCTTGGTGTCCTTCATATCCAAAATCCTCGGTTGGGGTTGTCCATGCCGGCGCGCTTTGGTCCGACGGGTGTCGGCAGCGGGGCGGTACAAGGGGAATGCCGGGCCGGTTCAGGGGCGCCGGGCGAAATTGACGAGAATGACACCCGAGGCGATGAGGCCGCTCGCGGCCCAGACCCAGGGTGAATAGGTCTCGCCGAACACGATGGCGCCCGAGGCGAGGCCGACGGCCGTCGCCACATAGCCGATCTGGCTGACGTAGACCGGGCCGGCGGATTTTTGCAGGCGCATGAACAGCAGGAACTGGAGGGCGTTCAACGCCCCTTGGACGGACGCGAGGGCGGGGGCCCCGGCCAGGGTCGCGATATCGCCGAGCTGTCCGGTCGCGGCACTGGCGAGCGCGATCCAGAACGCGCCGGCAAGCATCGCTCCCGCTGAAAGTTGCAGCGGCGACGCTCCCGCCGGCCAGCACCGGGTGCGGTAGATGTTCCCCATGGCGAGGAACACCGGGATCGTGAGTGCCAGCGCCATCCAGCCGTACTGGTCGGACGAGGGCAGGCTGCCGCGGGGACCGACGATCAACGCCGCACCGGCGAAGCCGAGGCCGATGCCAACCAGACGTTGCCGTCCCGGCCGTTCCAGGCCGATCAGCGCGGCCAGGACCAGTGTCAGGATCGGCGGCAGGGTGTAGACCACCGCGGACAAACCCGCGCCAAGCTGCGGCATCACGCTGAAAAGGATCAGGTTCGGCATGGCCATGGAGAGCAGGCCGGCGCTGGCGTAGTAGCGGAGATGAGGGGCGGTAAGGTGCGGCGCCTGGCCTTGGGCCGCGGCCAGAACCGTCAGCAGGACCCCCGCGCTCAACAGCATCGAGAGCGACCACGCCAGCGGAGCGACACCGGCCGCCGCAGCCAGCTTTCCAAGCGGGAACAAGGCACCCAGCAGGCTCCCCGTCGCCAGCAGCAGGGCCAAGGGCCGGAGGCGCCCGAGAGGCTGGGTGGCCGGGACCACAGGCGTCATTGTCATGGCCGTGCTCGCAGCTCCTGGAATTGGGGGATCAGGGGCGGCCCGTGGCCGGACCCCCGGATCAGGTGGCCGCGACGGCTCGGGCGGGGCCGCAGGGCTAACGGGCGTCGTGGACGACCTTGCCCGCGACCACCGTCATCACCGCGCGGAGGTCGCGGATGCCGTCCACCGGAATGGTCATGTAGTCGTCGCTCAACACCACGAAGTCGGCGAACTTGCCGGGTTCGATGGACCCGATTTCCCGCTCGGCGAAGAGCAGGTAGGCGTTCGACCGGGTGTGGGCGATCAACGCCTCCTCGCGGGTCAGGGTCGGCCGGGTGACCTGCTTGCCGTCGAGGGCCTTGCCGGTGACCGCCCACCAGAGGGTGTGGAACGGGTTGAACACGTTGGCCATGAGGGAGTCGGAACCCAGACCCCACGGCACGCCGCTGTCCTGGACGCGCCGCAGCGGCGGCAGCCCGTACGCCCGGTCGCCGATGGCCTGGTGATGGCGGGTCCCGAAGACGAGCGGTCGGCTGTGAAGCGCCGCCATCATGCCGAGCGCCTTCATCCGCCGCAGCGAACGGTCGGAGATCCCGTCCGCATGCTCGATCGTCCAGCGCAAAGGCGCGACGGGGATGCCGCTGGCCACCATGCGCTCGATGATGTCGAGATGGCGCGAGATCGTGACGTCGCTCTCGGTATGGATGCGGACCGGCCAGCCGGCCTTGGCCAGCGTGCGCAGGATCTGCTCGAACCGGGCAAGATCCGCCGGGTCGCCGGAACCGGGTTGGTCGGTGGAGTCCATCATCGGCATGTGCAGGAGTTCACCGGCACCGATCAGGCGGAAGAACGGCGGGCCGGAAAACACCTTCAGGCCGCTGGTTTCGCGCTCGAAGGCCTCGCGTCCGCGGGGGCCGTCGTCGTTGCGGAACCAGCGGGTATGGAAAACCCGGATCGGGAGGCGGTTTTCCTCGGCCAGGGCGGCGAACGGCGGGTAATCCTGATCCCGGATCCCGAACCCGCCCATGTCGAAGACGGCCGTCAGGCCGGCGGCCGCGAACTCGTGGGTGATCGCCAGCGCGCCGGCCCGCGCCTTGTCCGCATTGGGGCCCGGAACCCAGGCCCTGACCTGGGACATGGCCCGGCCCGCCACGGGGCCGAGCGGCAGGCCGTCCGGACCCGCCGGCATCTCCCCCGTCCGGGCAAGGGCCTTCGCCGTCGCCCCGGTCAACCCCGCCACCCGTGCGGCGGCGGAATTGACATAGGCGTGGCTGAACATGTGCTGGAGGTAGACGGGATGGTCGGGCGCGGCCGCATCCAACTCCGAACGGCTGAACCAGTGCGGACCGTTCTCGAACTGCCCCTCGGTGAAGCCGCCCAGCGTATAGATCCACTGGCCCTTCGGGGTCTTCGCCGCCTTTTCGCGGATGCGGGCCAGCGCTTCCTCGACGGTGTCGGCACCGTCGAGGCGGACCTCGTCGGCCCAGGTCGCCGCTGCCCGGAGCATGTGCACGTGGTTGTCGATCAGGCCGGGGATGACCGTCCGCCCGCCGAGATCCTGGACCTTCGCATCGGAACCGGCTTTTTCCGAAACCTCGGCTTCGGTGCCGACGGCGAGGATGGTATCGCCGCGCACCGCGAAGGCCTCGGCGGTACGGAAACCCTGGTCGACGGTCAGGACCTTGGCGTTTCGGTAAAGGGTGGCCGTCTCGGCCCGGGCGTCCTTGGTCGCCAACGGGATCAAGGCGGACTGAACGACAATCAATGCTCCGAGCAGGGCGCC
This Azospirillaceae bacterium DNA region includes the following protein-coding sequences:
- a CDS encoding LysR family transcriptional regulator, whose protein sequence is MDLISAMRSFRRVAERESFSKAAEDLNLSPAGLSKQIRLLEERLGVVLIQRTTRRMSLTETGRLYYQECSRLLDEFDELEHTISADANDVSGRLRVNVPLSFGLTVLSPLLPEFTKTYPDLRIELTLSDQLLDVVGAGFDVSIRVRAELADSSLIAHRLADVEQVICAAPSYLAARGVPATAGDLHHHDCLVYTLADNRGTWRLNGPGGEVSIMPPTRFSANNSLMLRDMLLAGMGIGALPSFLAEPLLQTKALVQVLPDHTFPKRHIYAVYATNRHLQRKVRAFVDFLAKSLHRPARNSEGRPEETK
- a CDS encoding DsbA family protein, with amino-acid sequence MKDTKVVIDFYHDVVCSWCFVMSPRLRIISKELPIEVRHRSFVLQDSREEMVRRWGSLEDAKTQIMGHWAACAEVDDYEGRINVEGMMRQTFEYPSGLAGTLACKAAEIQGGQEAHWDMFDAVQKAHLTDSRNIADTDVLMDVARQVGLKMDRFEVDFLHPETRRLVEVDRAEARRLGIRSIPSLVIMEAGILMQTTPLPELRENLKAVQAHLETARAAGTPAQA
- a CDS encoding DMT family transporter, with protein sequence MTMTPVVPATQPLGRLRPLALLLATGSLLGALFPLGKLAAAAGVAPLAWSLSMLLSAGVLLTVLAAAQGQAPHLTAPHLRYYASAGLLSMAMPNLILFSVMPQLGAGLSAVVYTLPPILTLVLAALIGLERPGRQRLVGIGLGFAGAALIVGPRGSLPSSDQYGWMALALTIPVFLAMGNIYRTRCWPAGASPLQLSAGAMLAGAFWIALASAATGQLGDIATLAGAPALASVQGALNALQFLLFMRLQKSAGPVYVSQIGYVATAVGLASGAIVFGETYSPWVWAASGLIASGVILVNFARRP
- a CDS encoding amidohydrolase; protein product: MRGALLGALIVVQSALIPLATKDARAETATLYRNAKVLTVDQGFRTAEAFAVRGDTILAVGTEAEVSEKAGSDAKVQDLGGRTVIPGLIDNHVHMLRAAATWADEVRLDGADTVEEALARIREKAAKTPKGQWIYTLGGFTEGQFENGPHWFSRSELDAAAPDHPVYLQHMFSHAYVNSAAARVAGLTGATAKALARTGEMPAGPDGLPLGPVAGRAMSQVRAWVPGPNADKARAGALAITHEFAAAGLTAVFDMGGFGIRDQDYPPFAALAEENRLPIRVFHTRWFRNDDGPRGREAFERETSGLKVFSGPPFFRLIGAGELLHMPMMDSTDQPGSGDPADLARFEQILRTLAKAGWPVRIHTESDVTISRHLDIIERMVASGIPVAPLRWTIEHADGISDRSLRRMKALGMMAALHSRPLVFGTRHHQAIGDRAYGLPPLRRVQDSGVPWGLGSDSLMANVFNPFHTLWWAVTGKALDGKQVTRPTLTREEALIAHTRSNAYLLFAEREIGSIEPGKFADFVVLSDDYMTIPVDGIRDLRAVMTVVAGKVVHDAR